A genomic segment from Anopheles maculipalpis chromosome X, idAnoMacuDA_375_x, whole genome shotgun sequence encodes:
- the LOC126562064 gene encoding plexin-A2 isoform X1, translated as MERFQRTGVVLIILISVLGAQPQANHNFPSKGNNATDISSRLVSQIVFNSTLNHLAVDRSTGSVYVGAVNKLYQITNDLNILTVVTTGPQNDSYQCTILECPGGAVKTPMDNVNKMLLIDSNAKNLIVCGSLFQGICHIRNLHNISIVEQEVLEAVVANTANASTVAFIAPGPPLTSAENNVLYVAVTFTGNSPYRSEIPAVSSRSLARDRLFQLAASAVTTGTRLFVNNYARETYIINYVYGFSSERFSYFLTTQYKSSSHYASKERITKLVRICQDDSHYHSYTEIPVDCTSKDGTKFKTVSAAYVGKPGHELAQSLEITTNDDVLFAVFDAPSANKSALCVYSLKAIRKKFMHNIKMCYNGEGLRGLDYISQNMPCIATKLQTIGEDFCGLDVNSPLGGEQAVASLAVILSEERMTSVAVTATSNFTVVFIGTETGQLKKIVMESSTSAMQYAMMNVDLGSPIQPDMYLDPDSDDLFLMSMYKLFKIRIYDCSVYTTCHSCLSAKDPFCGWCSLENKCSRRYECQDSSKDPLSWLSYKSGKCTTITSVTPHQLQRTTARTLELIIENLPNLKEPLVCAFTFASMEKPIITNATKKRNGVNCTTPRTDLLPQIGYGENHFNATLSIKTSQGPDIVSTTFTFFDCSTHLSCTQCVSSKFPCDWCVEAHRCTHDTAENCRNDILVTGISRIGPSYRSGPGFCPTINVTGDGSEILVPAGSKKSVKVKVHIIGQFIVQTRFVCQFNVEGRVTSVNAQLLGDTIYCDEMEFTYTAKTSKLNATFAVIWGGSKPLDNPNNIHVVIYRCRDMSDSCGVCLALEEKYKCGWCSSSNTCEVEDQCGISGKVEGQNKTDWLNNQQTCPNPEIHSFDPKTGPWEGGTNITIRGINLGKKFDDVYGGIKIAGIDCMPFRELYVQTKEIVCSVDGPGVKSHRSGRVVVQISDFRGESANDFEFVDPEIENFEPKHGPISGGTTIKIMGRYLNTGSRVRAFLDQHPCEILSTNDREATCRTTAVPSPMQGKLKMVFDNGVRELNGDLFEYVPDPWIELVSSGESKTAKGIPAGGIKMAVHGRNFGSIQRPQIYVYYNGQISLNECNIINPQLMECYSPKIDLQDEDPFGNSDDPLTLEYGFIMNDVMTVRNLSSQWGSYFELYPNPTYQPFDDVKYFNSEYLNINGRNIDRACKYSDVVVKIGDHGICNITSMSRQQVTCLPPKNPDAKKVHVKVIVGNSLQFDIGYMVYTSAGILPSFSSNAVTFSVVFAIALFFVVFVALAIAYRKKTSENNRVLKNMQEQMDILELRVAAECKEAFAELQTEMTDLGGDITSGGIPYLDYRTYAMKILFPNHDDHVVLQWEKPELLRKEKGLRLFGQLVMNKTFLLLFIRTLESNRYFSMRERVNVASLIMVTLQSKLEYCTDILKTLLAELIEKCIDGKSHPKLLLRRTESVAEKMLSAWFTFLLYKFLKECAGEPLYMLFRAVKGQIDKGPVDSITHEARYSLSEEKLIRQMIEFKVITVYASITQPPILCNNIEMIPTNTENIPVKVLDCDSIGQVKEKCLDTIYKAIPWSQRPRKEDLDLEWRTGATGRLILYDEDSTSKTDGEWKKLNTLHHYRVSEGSCLSLVPKESSIYNITLLGEKYSEKIHKYETLNISKFVSPSPPFSRAGSPMNVDLQENSLKYWHLVKHHDSDGSKEGERVNKMVSEIYLTRLLATKGTLQKFVDDLFETIFSTAHRGSALPLAIKYMFDFLDDQALLHGITDPEVVHTWKSNSLPLRFWVNLIKNPNFVFDIHKSNIVDSCLSVVAQTFMDSCSTSDHRLGKDSPSSKLLYAKDIPSYREWVERYYNDIRDMPAISDQDMNAMLAEESRVSLHTTEFNTNCALHELYQYAVKYNEQLTVTLEEDEFSQKQRLAFKLEQVHSIMSAE; from the exons ATGGAGCGGTTCCAGCGAACCGGCGTCGTactcatcatcctcatcagcGTACTGGGCGCCCAACCGCAAGCCAATCACAATTTCCCATCGAAGGGAAACAATGCCACAGACATTAGCAGTCGACTAGTTAGTCAAATAGTTTTTAATTCTACACTCAACCATCTGGCGGTGGACCGAAGCACCGGAAGT GTTTACGTGGGAGCGGTGAACAAATTGTACCAGATAACGAATGACTTAAACATCCTGACGGTCGTGACGACCGGACCGCAGAATGATTCATACCAGTGCACAATCCTCGAGTGTCCGGGCGGTGCAGTTAAGACGCCGATGGACAACGTCAACAAGATGCTGCTGATTGACAGCAATGCCAAGAACCTGATCGTTTGCGGTTCACTATTCCAGGGCATCTGTCACATCCGCAACCTGCACAATATCAGCATCGTCGAGCAGGAGGTGCTGGAAGCGGTAGTAGCGAACACGGCCAACGCCAGTACGGTCGCATTTATAGCGCCCGGGCCGCCACTCACCTCGGCGGAAAACAATGTACTGTACGTGGCCGTCACCTTTACCGGGAACTCGCCGTACCGTAGCGAAATACCGGCCGTGTCATCGCGCAGTCTTGCCCGGGACCGATTGTTTCAGCTGGCGGCAAGCGCGGTCACTACCGGTACGCGCCTGTTCGTGAACAATTACGCGCGCGAAACGTACATCATCAACTACGTGTACGGGTTTAGTTCGGAGCGATTTTCCTACTTTCTGACCACGCAGTACAAGAGCAGCTCGCATTACGCGTCAAAGGAGCGTATTACGAAGCTGGTGCGCATCTGTCAGGACGATTCGCATTACCATTCGTACACGGAGATACCGGTTGACTGTACGAGCAAGGACGGCACGAAGTTTAAGACGGTCAGTGCGGCGTACGTCGGCAAACCGGGCCACGAGTTGGCGCAAAGTCTCGAAATCACCACCAACGACGATGTGCTGTTTGCCGTGTTTGATGCACCGAGCGCCAACAAGTCCGCGCTGTGCGTGTACTCGCTCAAAGCGATCCGGAAGAAGTTCATGCACAACATCAAGATGTGCTACAATGGCGAGGGATTGCGCGGGCTGGACTACATCTCCCAGAATATGCCCTGCATCGCGACGAAGCTGCAAACGATAGGGGAAGATTTTTGTGGCTTGGACGTGAACTCACCACTCGGCGGTGAGCAGGCAGTTGCTTCGCTGGCGGTTATACTGTCGGAGGAGCGGATGACCTCGGTCGCGGTGACGGCAACATCCAACTTTACCGTCGTGTTTATCGGCACGGAAACGGGTCAGCTGAAGAAGATTGTGATGGAATCGTCCACGTCCGCAATGCAGTACGCGATGATGAACGTCGACCTTGGATCACCGATCCAGCCGGACATGTACCTCGATCCGGACAGTGACGATCTGTTCCTGATGTCGATGTACAAGCTGTTCAAGATCCGGATATACGATTGCTCCGTGTACACCACCTGCCATTCCTGCCTGTCGGCGAAGGATCCGTTCTGTGGTTGGTGTTCGCTCGAGAACAAGTGTAGCCGGCGGTACGAGTGTCAGGACAGCTCGAAGGATCCGTTATCGTGGCTAAGCTACAAATCGGGCAAATGTACCACGATTACTAGTGTTACGCCGCACCAATTGCAGCGCACGACGGCCCGCACGCTTGAGCTGATCATCGAAAATTTGCCCAACCTGAAGGAACCGCTCGTGTGTGCATTCACGTTTGCCAGCATGGAAAAGCCGATCATTACGAACGCGACGAAGAAGCGGAACGGTGTCAACTGTACTACCCCTAGGACGGACCTGTTACCACAGATAGGATACGGCGAAA ACCATTTCAATGCTACACTGTCAATCAAAACGTCCCAGGGGCCGGACATTGTCTCGACCACGTTCACGTTCTTCGACTGCAGCACCCATCTGTCCTGCACGCAGTGCGTATCGTCCAAGTTCCCGTGCGATTGGTGTGTGGAGGCGCACCGCTGCACGCACGATACGGCCGAAAACTGTCGCAACGATATACTGGTGACCGGCATCAGCCGCATCGGCCCGAGCTACCGGTCCGGGCCCGGCTTCTGTCCGACGATCAACGTGACGGGCGACGGGTCGGAAATCTTGGTACCGGCCGGTTCGAAAAAATCCGTCAAGGTGAAGGTACATATCATCGGTCAATTCATCGTGCAGACGCGTTTCGTGTGTCAATTCAACGTCGAGGGAAGGGTAACGAGCGTCAATGCACAGCTGCTGGGCGACACGATCTACTGCGACGAGATGGAGTTTACGTACACGGCTAAAACGTCCAAGCTGAACGCAACGTTTGCGGTCATCTGGGGCGGTTCGAAGCCGTTGGACAATCCAAACAATATACATG TTGTCATCTATCGGTGTCGGGATATGTCGGACAGCTGTGGTGTCTGTCTAGCGCTGGAGGAAAAGTACAAGTGTGGCTGGTGTTCGTCGTCGAACACGTGCGAGGTGGAGGATCAGTGCGGCATATCCGGCAAGGTTGAGGGACAGAACAAAACCGACTGGCTGAACAATCAGCAAACCTGTCCGAATCCCGAAATTCATTCGTTCGACCCGAAAACGGGCCCATGGGAGGGTGGCACCAACATTACGATACGGGGCATTAATTTGGGCAAAAAGTTTGACGACGTGTACGGCGGTATCAAGATTGCCGGCATCGACTGTATGCCTTTCCGGGAGCTGTACGTGCAGACGAAGGAGATTGTGTGCAGTGTGGACGGGCCAGGCGTGAAATCGCACCGTTCGGGCAGGGTGGTCGTGCAGATATCGGACTTTCGCGGCGAGTCGGCCAACGACTTTGAGTTTGTCGATCCGGAAATTGAAAACTTCGAACCGAAACATGGCCCAATATCGGGCGGCACTACGATCAAGATTATGGGCCGGTATTTGAATACGGGCAGCCGGGTACGGGCGTTCCTCGATCAACATCCGTGCGAGATACTGAGTACGAACGATCGGGAGGCCACGTGCAGGACGACAGCGGTACCGAGCCCGATGCAGGGCAAGCTGAAGATGGTGTTCGACAATGGTGTGCGAGAGTTGAACGGTGATCTGTTCGAGTACGTACCGGATCCTTGGATTGAGCTGGTGTCATCAGGCGAGAGCAAAACGGCTAAAG GAATTCCGGCCGGCGGCATCAAGATGGCAGTGCATGGTCGCAACTTTGGCTCAATCCAAAGACCCCAGATCTACGTCTACTACAACGGACAAATCTCCCTCAACGAGTGTAACATCATCAATCCGCAGCTAATGGAATGCTACTCGCCGAAAATCGATCTGCAGGATGAAGACCCGTTTGGCAATTCGGACGATCCGCTAACGCTCGAGTACGGCTTCATCATGAACGACGTAATGACCGTGCGCAACCTCTCCTCGCAGTGGGGCAGCTACTTCGAGCTGTACCCGAACCCAACCTACCAACCGTTCGACGACGTGAAGTACTTTAACAGCGAGTATCTGAACATTAACGGTCGCAACATTGACCGTGCGTGCAAGTACAGTGACGTGGTGGTGAAGATCGGTGACCACGGTATCTGCAACATTACGTCCATGTCACGCCAACAGGTCACCTGCCTGCCGCCGAAGAATCCGGACGCGAAAAAGGTACACGTGAAGGTGATCGTGGGCAACTCGCTGCAGTTCGATATCGGGTACATGGTGTACACGTCGGCCGGTATTTTGCCCAGCTTCAGCAGCAACGCCGTAACGTTTAGCGTGGTGTTTGCCATTGCACTGTTCTTCGTGGTGTTTGTCGCGTTGGCGATCGCGTACCGCAAGAAGACGAGCGAGAACAATCGCGTGCTGAAGAACATGCAGGAGCAGATGGATATACTGGAGTTGCGTGTCGCGGCAGAATGCAAGGAAGCGTTCGCGGAACTTCAGACGGAAATGACGGATCTTGGTGGAGATATTACCTCCGGCGGCATACCGTACCTCGACTATCGTACGTACGCGATGAAGATTCTGTTCCCGAACCACGACGACCATGTTGTGCTGCAGTGGGAAAAGCCGGAACTGTTGCGCAAGGAGAAGGGCTTACGGCTGTTCGGTCAGCTCGTAATGAACAAAACATTCCTACTGCTGTTCATCCGGACGCTCGAAAGCAATCGGTACTTTTCGATGCGCGAGCGCGTTAATGTCGCCTCGCTGATCATGGTAACGCTCCAGAGCAAGCTCGAGTACTGTACCGACATCCTCAAAACGCTGCTGGCCGAACTGATCGAGAAATGTATCGATGGCAAGTCGCATCCGAAGTTGCTGCTGCGCCGTACCGAATCGGTCGCGGAAAAGATGCTGTCCGCCTGGTTCACTTTTCTGCTGTACAAGTTCCTGAAGGAGTGTGCCGGCGAACCGCTGTACATGCTGTTCCGTGCGGTGAAGGGCCAGATCGACAAGGGTCCGGTGGATTCGATCACGCACGAGGCCCGCTACTCGCTCAGCGAGGAAAAGCTGATCCGGCAGATGATCGAGTTTAAGGTGATCACGGTGTACGCGAGCATTACGCAACCACCGATCCTGTGCAACAACATCGAGATGATACCAACGAACACAGAAAACATTCCGGTAAAGGTGCTGGACTGTGACAGCATCGGGCAGGTGAAGGAGAAGTGTCTCGACACGATCTACAAGGCGATCCCGTGGAGCCAGCGGCCCCGGAAGGAGGATCTCGATCTCGAGTGGCGCACCGGTGCGACCGGCCGGCTCATCCTGTACGACGAAGACTCGACGTCGAAAACGGACGGCGAGTGGAAGAAGCTGAACACGCTCCACCATTATCGGGTGAGCGAGGGCAGCTGCCTCAGCCTGGTGCCGAAGGAGAGCTCCATCTACAACATCACGCTGCTCGGCGAAAAGTACTCGGAGAAGATCCACAAGTACGAAACACTAAACATATCGAAGTTTGTTTCGCCGTCGCCACCGTTCAGCCGCGCGGGCAGCCCGATGAACGTTGACCTGCAGGAGAACAGTCTCAAGTACTGGCATCTGGTGAAGCACCATGACAGCGACGGCTCAAAGGAGGGCGAACGGGTGAACAAGATGGTTTCGGAGATTTATCTAACACGACTGCTAGCGACGAAG GGTACACTGCAAAAGTTTGTGGACGATCTGTTCGAAACAATCTTCAGTACCGCGCACCGTGGATCAGCACTGCCTCTAGCAATAAAATACATGTTTGACTTTCTAGATGATCAAGCATTGTTACACGGTATTACAGATCCAGAGGTTGTGCATACCTGGAAAAGTAACAGTTTGCCGTTACG TTTCTGGGTGAATCTTATTAAGAATCCTAACTTTGTGTTTGATATACATAAGTCCAACATCGTGGACTCTTGCCTTTCGGTTGTGGCTCAAACCTTCATGGACTCGTGTTCAACTTCGGACCACAGGCTAG GGAAAGATTCGCCTAGTTCGAAACTGCTGTACGCCAAGGACATTCCCTCGTACCGTGAATGGGTGGAGCGTTACTATAACGACATCCGGGACATGCCGGCAATCTCCGACCAGGACATGAACGCCATGCTCGCGGAGGAGTCCAGGGTGAGT TTGCACACGACCGAATTTAATACCAACTGCGCCCTACACGAGCTTTATCAGTACGCAGTAAAATACAACGAGCAACTGACTGTCACACTGGAGGAGGACGAGTTTTCGCAGAAGCAGCGGCTGGCGTTCAAGCTGGAACAGGTGCACAGTATCATGTCCGCggagtaa